From a region of the Alosa sapidissima isolate fAloSap1 chromosome 9, fAloSap1.pri, whole genome shotgun sequence genome:
- the LOC121718297 gene encoding carbohydrate sulfotransferase 12-like, producing the protein MGNLRLFRLCLLLGSVFMLFLIILYWDEVGNAGLHLRSSPPAPPPPHHVLAAVGGPPPPVTPRSPAVSTSTQLTMWTSEDKGYAFVWDTDAFDHEVMADPDPPETRPTKDSAARLRQRPVLKPPGGPRESTAPPPPQESELAPTQARPSRPPTTTTTTTTTTTTSTPVAYRNQTSKPTPAQSRVDIYVKPSSRPALPAPPTPPFFSLLQRQAKRRRHLQEACAADSGLDFPGKLRSFDQIPSQALDHLIVDDRHGVIYCYVPKVACTNWKRVMIVLGQKLVAAAGGIIINNGGGGGGGGDPDDPNAAPTPYRRPQDVPSDLSHNGTLHLTFNKFWRRYGKASRSLMHAKLRKYTKFLFVRDPFVRLMSAFRNKLAQPNEDFYRQFGARMLRRYANVTQPPSTAREAFKAGLRPSFADFVHYLLDPETEKEEAFNEHWRQVYRLCHPCQIGYDFVGKLETLDEDARHLLHILDVDRQIQFPPGYRNRTAASWERDWFANVPLEDIRRLYKLYEPDFRLFGYPMPDTLLHE; encoded by the coding sequence atgggCAACCTGCGCCTCTTCCGCCTCTGCCTGCTGCTGGGCTCCGTCTTCATGctcttcctcatcatcctgTACTGGGACGAGGTGGGCAACGCCGGGCTGCACCTGCGCTCCTCGCCGCccgctccccctcctcctcatcacgTGCTGGCGGCCGTCGGCGGGCCGCCGCCACCGGTCACCCCGCGGTCCCCCGccgtctccacctccacccagcTGACCATGTGGACGAGCGAGGACAAGGGCTACGCCTTCGTCTGGGACACGGACGCCTTTGACCACGAGGTGATGGCCGACCCGGACCCGCCAGAGACCCGGCCCACGAAAGACTCGGCGGCTCGACTGCGGCAGCGTCCGGTGCTGAAACCCCCGGGAGGTCCGCGGGAGTCCACTGCGCCACCCCCGCCTCAGGAGTCGGAGCTGGCGCCCACTCAGGCCAGACCGTCACGGCCACCCACCACCACGACcacaactaccaccaccaccaccacctcaacaCCAGTAGCCTATAGGAACCAGACCAGTAAGCCCACACCAGCACAGAGCAGAGTCGACATCTACGTCAAGCCATCGAGCCGCCCAGCACTCCCCGCTCCACCCACGCCCCCGTTCTTCAGCCTCCTGCAGCGCCAGGCGAAGCGCCGGCGCCACCTACAGGAGGCCTGCGCTGCGGACAGCGGCCTGGACTTCCCCGGGAAGCTGCGCTCCTTCGATCAGATCCCCAGCCAGGCCCTGGACCACCTGATCGTGGACGACCGGCACGGCGTCATCTACTGCTACGTGCCCAAGGTGGCCTGCACCAACTGGAAGCGCGTCATGATCGTGCTGGGCCAGAAGCTGGTCGCGGCGGCAGGGggcatcatcatcaacaacggaggaggaggaggagggggcggtGACCCCGACGACCCCAACGCGGCGCCAACGCCGTACCGGCGGCCTCAGGACGTGCCGTCAGATCTGAGCCACAACGGCACACTGCATTTGACCTTCAACAAATTTTGGCGCCGCTACGGCAAGGCGTCGCGCAGCCTCATGCATGCCAAGCTGCGCAAGTACACCAAGTTCCTGTTCGTGCGCGACCCCTTCGTGCGCCTCATGTCTGCCTTCCGCAACAAACTGGCCCAGCCCAACGAGGACTTCTACCGGCAGTTCGGCGCGCGCATGCTTCGGCGCTACGCCAACGTCACCCAGCCCCCGTCTACGGCCCGGGAGGCCTTCAAGGCGGGTTTGCGGCCGTCGTTCGCCGACTTCGTCCACTACCTGCTGGACCCCGAGACGGAGAAGGAGGAGGCGTTCAATGAGCACTGGCGGCAGGTGTACCGCCTGTGCCACCCTTGCCAGATCGGCTACGACTTTGTCGGCAAGCTCGAGACGCTGGACGAAGACGCACGGCACCTCCTCCACATCCTGGACGTGGACCGGCAGATCCAGTTCCCTCCCGGCTACCGGAACCGGACAGCGGCCAGCTGGGAGCGCGACTGGTTCGCCAACGTTCCGCTCGAGGACATTAGGAGGCTGTATAAACTGTACGAGCCTGATTTCCGGCTATTCGGATATCCCATGCCCGACACATTGCTCCATGAATGA